A window from Chlamydiota bacterium encodes these proteins:
- the prfB gene encoding peptide chain release factor 2 (programmed frameshift), with translation MLDELTERHRRLIEGLRQLETIFDLAGKREEIAALEERMGRPGFWNDQAGARTVTESLSRIRETVEAWERLKAELEDLGVLFELVREEGDDASASGLLNDLDRVEGEYRKLELESILGDPRDRAGAIMMIHAGAGGTEACDWVAMLLRMYRRWAEKRGYASEVLDMAPGDEAGFRSVTLSVKGEHAYGYLKAERGVHRLVRISPFDSAKRRHTSFASVDLVPEVEGEQEVEIKDEDLRIDTFRAHGAGGQHVNKTDSAVRMTHLPTGIVVQCQNERSQYKNRVTAMRVLTARVAEHYRRIREEELAKERGVKQEIAWGSQIRSYVFQPYQMVKDHRTKHEAGNVEAVMDGEIQPFIEGFLRSGAVRG, from the exons ATGCTGGACGAACTGACCGAGCGGCACCGGAGGCTCATCGAGGGGCTTCGGCAACTC GAGACTATCTTTGACCTCGCCGGCAAAAGGGAGGAGATCGCGGCGCTCGAGGAGAGGATGGGGAGGCCCGGCTTCTGGAACGACCAGGCGGGCGCCCGGACCGTCACCGAGTCGCTGTCCCGGATCCGCGAGACCGTCGAGGCCTGGGAGCGGCTCAAGGCCGAGCTCGAGGATCTCGGCGTCCTCTTCGAACTCGTCCGGGAGGAGGGGGACGACGCCTCCGCCTCCGGCCTCCTGAACGACCTCGACCGGGTCGAGGGGGAGTACCGGAAGCTCGAGCTCGAGTCGATCCTCGGCGACCCCCGCGACCGCGCGGGGGCGATCATGATGATCCACGCCGGGGCAGGCGGCACCGAGGCGTGCGACTGGGTGGCGATGCTGCTGCGGATGTATCGGCGCTGGGCGGAGAAGCGCGGCTACGCCTCCGAGGTCCTCGACATGGCCCCGGGGGACGAGGCGGGGTTCCGCAGCGTCACCCTGTCGGTCAAGGGGGAGCACGCCTACGGCTACCTCAAGGCGGAGCGGGGGGTGCACCGCCTCGTCAGGATCTCGCCGTTCGACTCCGCCAAGCGCCGTCACACCTCGTTCGCCTCCGTGGATCTGGTGCCGGAGGTGGAGGGGGAACAGGAGGTGGAGATCAAAGACGAGGATCTCCGGATCGACACCTTCCGCGCGCACGGGGCCGGGGGGCAGCACGTCAACAAGACAGACTCCGCGGTCCGGATGACGCACCTGCCCACCGGGATCGTCGTCCAGTGCCAGAATGAACGCTCGCAGTACAAGAACCGGGTGACCGCGATGCGCGTCCTCACCGCCCGGGTCGCCGAGCATTACCGCCGCATCAGGGAGGAGGAGCTCGCGAAGGAGCGGGGCGTGAAACAGGAGATCGCCTGGGGGAGCCAGATACGCTCGTACGTCTTCCAGCCGTACCAGATGGTCAAGGATCACCGCACGAAGCACGAGGCGGGAAACGTCGAGGCGGTGATGGACGGGGAGATCCAGCCGTTCATCGAGGGTTTTCTGCGGAGCGGAGCGGTGCGGGGGTAG
- a CDS encoding exosortase system-associated protein, TIGR04073 family has product MSRTAWGASVALCGLLCGTASAAYLDDIGRKTDRGFSNALGCWLEVPYRIHRTAGEKGIARGGAQGLGEGLLLLPCRLLSGLVDIVTFPVPLPRAGWNGLMQPEYNPWVEAPDISPAELPGGDAEPAP; this is encoded by the coding sequence ATGAGCAGGACGGCGTGGGGCGCCTCTGTCGCGCTGTGCGGGCTTCTCTGCGGGACGGCCTCGGCGGCGTACCTGGACGACATCGGCCGCAAAACGGACCGCGGTTTCTCCAACGCGCTCGGCTGCTGGCTCGAGGTGCCGTACCGGATCCACAGGACGGCGGGGGAGAAGGGGATCGCGAGGGGAGGGGCGCAGGGGCTCGGCGAGGGGCTCCTCCTGCTCCCGTGCCGCCTTCTCTCGGGGCTCGTCGACATCGTCACCTTCCCCGTTCCGCTGCCGCGGGCGGGATGGAACGGCCTGATGCAGCCGGAGTACAACCCGTGGGTCGAGGCGCCGGATATCTCGCCCGCCGAGCTTCCCGGGGGCGACGCGGAACCGGCGCCGTGA